A single Eisenibacter elegans DSM 3317 DNA region contains:
- the nhaA gene encoding Na+/H+ antiporter NhaA — protein MNQLETTPVEKWVLKPVGNFMSQSTSSGIVLFISAALALILSNSPWSLEFEQLWQTKFRIGIGSFEINKPLQLWINDGLMSMFFFVVGLELKREIIAGELADPRKAILPVVAGLGGFLLPALIYWTLNQDASIEAANGWGIPMATDIAFALGVLYLLGDRVPLSLKVFLTALAIIDDLGAVLVIALFYTSKISLFSLGIGAVFLSLMILGNVLGVRNAVFYGALGIVGLWTAFLLSGVHATIAAVLAAFTIPANVKISKPLYVRKIRFLLHTFDKKFDDEAHQGLLSYEEQKNLDKIQYVTKGVIPPLQKLEHGMHPLVAFVVMPIFAFANAGVSFSGDVLSTLASPVTLGIILGLLLGKVIGISGAVYLGIKTKLVVLPEEISFVSIVATSFLAAIGFTMSLFITTLAFSNEAYILQAKVGILLASLVAGVIGYLLLQRSLEADNATTPE, from the coding sequence ATGAATCAACTAGAAACTACTCCTGTAGAGAAATGGGTACTCAAGCCGGTAGGTAATTTTATGAGCCAATCTACATCGAGCGGCATCGTATTGTTTATTTCGGCAGCGCTGGCATTGATACTCTCTAACTCACCTTGGTCGCTTGAGTTTGAGCAACTTTGGCAGACAAAGTTCAGGATAGGAATAGGTAGTTTTGAAATCAACAAGCCTTTGCAGCTTTGGATTAACGATGGGCTGATGTCGATGTTTTTCTTTGTGGTGGGCTTGGAACTGAAGCGCGAAATCATTGCCGGTGAGCTGGCTGACCCACGCAAGGCCATCTTGCCGGTAGTGGCGGGTTTGGGTGGGTTTTTGTTGCCAGCCCTGATTTACTGGACACTCAACCAAGATGCGAGTATCGAAGCAGCCAATGGTTGGGGTATCCCTATGGCTACCGATATTGCCTTTGCGCTGGGAGTGCTGTATTTGTTGGGCGATAGAGTGCCTCTTTCGCTCAAGGTATTCCTGACTGCCTTGGCCATCATCGACGACTTGGGCGCAGTACTCGTGATTGCGCTCTTCTATACTTCCAAAATCTCGTTGTTCAGCCTTGGTATCGGCGCTGTTTTCCTTAGCCTTATGATTTTGGGCAATGTGTTGGGCGTACGCAATGCGGTGTTTTATGGCGCTTTGGGGATTGTTGGCCTGTGGACAGCCTTCCTGCTTTCGGGCGTACACGCCACCATTGCAGCCGTATTGGCAGCCTTTACCATTCCGGCTAATGTCAAAATTTCTAAGCCACTGTATGTGCGCAAAATCAGGTTTTTGTTGCACACCTTTGACAAAAAATTTGACGATGAAGCCCATCAAGGCTTATTGAGCTATGAAGAGCAAAAAAACCTAGACAAGATTCAGTATGTTACCAAGGGTGTTATTCCTCCTCTCCAAAAGCTCGAACACGGGATGCACCCATTGGTAGCGTTCGTGGTAATGCCTATTTTTGCCTTTGCCAATGCGGGAGTGTCTTTTTCGGGCGATGTCCTGAGCACCTTGGCTAGCCCTGTTACCTTGGGAATTATCTTGGGTCTATTGTTGGGAAAGGTTATTGGGATTTCGGGAGCAGTATATTTGGGTATCAAGACCAAACTTGTAGTATTGCCCGAAGAAATCAGCTTTGTCAGTATCGTTGCTACATCTTTTCTGGCAGCTATTGGCTTTACGATGTCGCTGTTTATCACTACCTTGGCCTTTAGCAATGAAGCATACATCTTACAAGCCAAGGTAGGTATTTTGCTGGCCTCCCTTGTTGCCGGTGTGATTGGCTATCTGCTATTGCAGCGAAGTTTGGAGGCAGATAATGCAACAACACCTGAGTAA
- a CDS encoding thymidylate synthase produces the protein MLYNIETQYLALLQHLLDKGTPKGDRTGIGTYSTFGYQMRHDLSLGFPLLTTKRVHLKSIIYELLWFLKGDTNVRYLQENGVSIWDEWADEQGELGPVYGAQWRSWAAADGRKIDQIAEVLRQIKQTPDSRRMIVSAWNVGEVSAMKLPPCHALFQFYVAEGKLSCQLYQRSADVFLGVPFNIASYALLTLMVAQVCGLAPGEFIWTGGDTHLYTNHLAQAQLQLSRSPRLLPTMRLNPDIEDLFAFDYHDFSLESYDPHPAIKAEVAV, from the coding sequence ATGCTTTATAATATCGAAACCCAATACCTAGCGCTCTTACAGCACCTACTCGACAAGGGAACGCCCAAGGGCGACCGCACCGGCATCGGTACCTACAGCACCTTTGGCTACCAAATGCGCCATGACCTCAGCCTAGGCTTTCCTTTGCTGACCACCAAGCGGGTACACCTCAAATCAATCATTTATGAGCTGCTCTGGTTTCTGAAAGGCGACACCAATGTGCGCTATCTGCAAGAAAACGGGGTATCCATTTGGGACGAGTGGGCCGATGAGCAGGGCGAGCTTGGCCCTGTCTATGGGGCGCAGTGGCGCTCGTGGGCTGCCGCCGATGGGCGTAAGATAGACCAAATTGCCGAGGTCTTGCGCCAAATCAAACAAACACCCGACTCCCGCCGGATGATTGTTAGCGCTTGGAATGTAGGCGAAGTAAGCGCGATGAAGCTGCCCCCCTGCCACGCCTTGTTTCAGTTTTATGTGGCCGAGGGCAAGCTCTCCTGCCAACTCTACCAGCGCAGTGCCGATGTATTCTTGGGAGTGCCCTTCAACATTGCCTCCTACGCGCTCCTGACCCTGATGGTGGCGCAGGTCTGTGGCTTGGCTCCGGGCGAATTTATATGGACAGGCGGCGACACACACCTCTACACCAATCACCTAGCCCAAGCCCAGCTCCAACTGAGCCGCAGTCCTAGGCTCTTGCCTACAATGCGCCTCAACCCTGACATTGAAGACCTTTTCGCCTTCGACTACCACGATTTCAGCCTTGAGAGCTACGACCCACATCCGGCTATCAAGGCCGAGGTAGCAGTCTAA
- a CDS encoding bifunctional adenosylcobinamide kinase/adenosylcobinamide-phosphate guanylyltransferase, with the protein MILHYISGGQRSGKSSYAQNQAISLTERPVYLATAKNWDEEFNQRIKRHQSDRDQRWENIEEQMHLSKLDLQGRVVVLDCITLWLTNIFVAHQSAVAPSLDFAKEEFERLAQQSFTLFCISNELGMGLHADTPVGRAFTDLQGWMNQYLAKRANTATLMVSGLPLKLKG; encoded by the coding sequence ATGATATTACACTACATCAGCGGCGGACAGCGCTCGGGCAAGAGCAGCTATGCCCAAAATCAAGCCATAAGCCTCACCGAAAGACCAGTGTATTTGGCGACAGCCAAAAATTGGGACGAAGAGTTTAATCAACGTATCAAACGGCATCAATCTGATCGTGACCAGCGTTGGGAAAATATCGAAGAACAGATGCATTTGAGTAAGCTCGACCTGCAGGGGCGTGTGGTTGTCTTGGATTGTATCACACTGTGGCTGACCAATATTTTTGTAGCCCACCAATCGGCAGTAGCGCCTAGCTTGGACTTTGCCAAAGAAGAATTTGAGCGCTTGGCACAGCAATCTTTTACGCTTTTCTGCATCAGCAATGAGCTAGGAATGGGATTACACGCTGACACCCCTGTGGGGAGAGCTTTTACAGACCTTCAGGGCTGGATGAATCAATACCTGGCCAAGCGTGCCAACACGGCTACATTGATGGTTTCGGGATTGCCGCTGAAACTAAAAGGATAA
- a CDS encoding S-adenosylmethionine decarboxylase family protein: protein MKAVIYNHHWWISETTPTTLQPLFEKLLLAADFQVLNHMEHHFEPQGYTCIWLLAESHLAIHTFPEEQKSYVELSSCDWGKYEQFLTLLPQYLPRAAILVSQSMSEKS from the coding sequence ATGAAAGCTGTTATTTATAATCATCATTGGTGGATAAGTGAAACCACGCCTACTACGCTTCAACCGTTGTTTGAAAAGCTGTTATTGGCGGCTGATTTTCAGGTATTGAATCACATGGAGCACCACTTCGAGCCTCAGGGCTATACCTGTATTTGGTTGTTAGCCGAAAGTCATTTGGCTATTCATACCTTCCCTGAGGAGCAGAAAAGCTATGTAGAGCTAAGTAGTTGTGATTGGGGTAAATATGAACAGTTTTTAACTTTATTACCACAATATCTGCCTAGGGCAGCCATATTGGTAAGCCAGTCAATGTCAGAAAAATCTTGA
- a CDS encoding PAS domain-containing sensor histidine kinase: MADISPHSAAEKHIADLLDLAKELETALIVATQAEPEHPAEAPQQHIQDWIRKCRILSYDSFIADPMGNEPLIEQEHYLQGLIESSADMICMLDKYMHVRAFNSLYQAYIVKRYGVTLQVGQNLFEQFAHKPDKVLDWLPVYERTLRGESFKIEKQVQLDNEQKFFEIQFNPVRNTQQEVIGLSYFIKDVSKEKKIEQQLTMQNEELLLVNEELDRFVYSVSHDIKAPLSSVQGIVQLMRLEKDTSQFPQYLALIDKSLKRLDFFIKDITYHSRNARLMVVRQPIHWEELIAEVFENLAFMEHESHNNEVAPKIHINQTVDFFSDRHRLYVIFNNLVSNAIRYAHPERTDPYVSVEIEVNELEARVKVSDNGQGISQEHLDKIFDMFYRASENKSGSGLGLYIVRETIKKLSGDIKVDSVVGEGTTFELRIPNIVQ, from the coding sequence ATGGCCGATATTTCGCCTCATTCTGCTGCTGAAAAACATATAGCTGATTTGCTAGATTTGGCAAAAGAGCTAGAAACTGCGCTCATCGTTGCTACTCAAGCAGAACCTGAACACCCTGCTGAAGCCCCGCAACAACACATACAGGACTGGATTAGAAAATGTCGTATCCTGTCTTATGACAGTTTTATTGCCGACCCTATGGGGAATGAACCACTGATAGAACAAGAACACTACCTTCAGGGGCTCATTGAAAGTAGTGCGGACATGATTTGTATGCTCGACAAATACATGCACGTGCGCGCATTCAACAGTCTATACCAAGCCTACATCGTCAAGCGCTATGGTGTAACCCTACAGGTAGGCCAAAACTTGTTTGAACAATTTGCCCACAAACCCGATAAGGTACTTGATTGGCTGCCTGTTTATGAGCGAACACTGCGCGGAGAGTCTTTCAAAATAGAAAAACAAGTGCAACTGGACAACGAACAGAAGTTTTTTGAAATCCAATTCAACCCCGTCCGCAATACCCAGCAAGAAGTCATCGGGCTGTCATATTTTATCAAAGATGTCAGCAAGGAAAAAAAGATAGAGCAACAGCTTACTATGCAAAACGAAGAGCTGCTTTTGGTAAATGAGGAGCTGGATAGGTTTGTATACAGTGTGTCGCACGACATCAAAGCGCCCCTCTCTTCTGTTCAGGGCATTGTACAACTAATGCGCCTAGAAAAAGACACCAGCCAATTTCCCCAATATCTTGCCCTGATAGACAAATCGCTCAAGCGCCTAGATTTTTTTATCAAAGACATCACCTACCACTCCCGCAACGCCCGCCTGATGGTCGTGCGCCAGCCTATCCACTGGGAAGAGCTGATTGCAGAGGTGTTTGAAAATCTGGCGTTTATGGAGCACGAGTCCCACAACAACGAGGTAGCCCCCAAGATTCATATCAACCAAACGGTCGATTTCTTCTCCGACAGACACCGACTCTATGTCATCTTCAACAACTTGGTCTCCAATGCTATACGCTATGCGCACCCCGAGCGTACCGACCCATATGTGTCTGTAGAGATAGAGGTCAATGAGCTAGAGGCGCGCGTAAAAGTAAGCGACAACGGCCAAGGAATCTCCCAAGAGCATTTGGACAAGATATTCGACATGTTTTACCGCGCCAGTGAAAACAAAAGTGGCTCAGGATTGGGGCTTTATATTGTACGAGAGACCATCAAGAAGCTCTCCGGCGACATCAAGGTAGACTCTGTGGTTGGCGAAGGTACTACCTTTGAGCTTCGTATTCCCAACATTGTACAGTAG
- a CDS encoding trimeric intracellular cation channel family protein, with protein sequence MNFLQIIDLAGTFVFAVSGTLSAANKQRLDSFGVLFVAFVTAVGGGTTRDIILGIHPVVWVEDVRYFAIILLGVWLTLIYKQYIAPLKKTLFLFDSIGIGFFTILGMQKALMIGVTPVIAIIMGMVSATVGGVLRDTLCNDLPLIFHRELYATACVAGAVLFLLLDALQVENTLNMCLTIAVVILIRLLAVRYRIHLPTIALEETAPEEEEG encoded by the coding sequence ATGAATTTTTTACAAATTATAGACCTTGCTGGTACTTTTGTTTTTGCGGTCAGCGGAACGCTTTCGGCTGCCAACAAACAACGGCTTGATTCTTTCGGTGTTTTGTTTGTGGCCTTTGTAACGGCAGTAGGAGGGGGCACTACCCGCGACATCATTCTCGGGATTCATCCGGTAGTGTGGGTGGAAGATGTCCGGTATTTTGCTATAATCTTGCTAGGCGTATGGTTGACCTTGATTTACAAGCAATACATAGCCCCACTGAAGAAAACCTTGTTTTTGTTTGACAGTATCGGCATTGGCTTTTTTACTATTTTGGGGATGCAAAAGGCGCTGATGATTGGGGTTACGCCCGTTATTGCCATCATTATGGGGATGGTTTCGGCCACAGTGGGTGGGGTACTGCGCGATACACTATGCAATGATTTACCGCTTATTTTCCATCGAGAACTATATGCAACGGCCTGTGTGGCTGGGGCGGTTTTATTTTTGTTGTTGGATGCGCTCCAAGTCGAGAATACGCTCAATATGTGCCTGACGATTGCCGTGGTGATTTTAATCCGCCTTTTAGCGGTACGATACCGCATTCACCTGCCTACAATAGCACTAGAAGAAACAGCTCCCGAAGAAGAGGAGGGCTAG
- a CDS encoding acyl-CoA dehydrogenase family protein, whose amino-acid sequence MTHATLTDQSITHSTKQDLFESPDFYDIDDLLTEEHKMIRQAVRDFVKKEISPIIESCAQQAIFPKDIVRKFGDIGAFGPTIPTEYNPNGGLDYISYGLMMQEIERGDSGMRSTASVQGSLVMFPIYQYGSEAQRQKYLPKLASGEYLGCFGLTEPDHGSNPGGMTTNFRDAGDHYLLNGSKMWISNSPYADVAVVWAKNEAGRIHGLIVERGMEGFSAPEIHQKWSLRASITGELVFDNVKVPKENLLPGISGLRGPLSCLDSARYGIAWGALGAAMDCYDTARRYAAEREQFGKPIAGFQLIQKKLAEMLTEITKAQLVCWRLGKLKNEGKATTAQISLAKRNNVEIALHIAREARQILGGMGITGEYPIMRHMMNLESVVTYEGTHDIHLLILGHDITGIQAFR is encoded by the coding sequence ATGACACACGCTACGCTTACTGACCAATCCATAACGCACAGCACCAAGCAGGACTTATTTGAATCACCTGATTTCTACGACATCGATGACCTGCTCACCGAAGAACACAAGATGATTCGCCAAGCCGTGCGTGATTTTGTGAAAAAAGAAATCTCCCCTATCATCGAAAGCTGCGCACAGCAGGCTATTTTCCCTAAAGACATCGTCCGCAAATTTGGCGACATCGGTGCATTTGGTCCTACTATCCCTACCGAATACAACCCCAACGGCGGGCTAGATTACATCTCTTATGGCCTGATGATGCAAGAAATAGAGCGTGGCGACTCCGGAATGCGTTCTACGGCCTCTGTGCAGGGTTCGTTGGTGATGTTCCCCATCTATCAATATGGTAGCGAGGCGCAACGCCAAAAATATTTGCCCAAGCTCGCCTCGGGTGAATATTTGGGCTGCTTTGGCCTCACTGAGCCAGACCATGGCTCCAACCCCGGCGGGATGACAACCAACTTCCGCGATGCCGGGGACCACTATCTCCTCAATGGTAGCAAGATGTGGATTTCTAACTCCCCCTATGCTGACGTGGCCGTAGTCTGGGCCAAAAACGAAGCAGGGCGCATCCACGGCCTGATTGTAGAACGAGGGATGGAGGGTTTTAGCGCCCCCGAAATACACCAAAAATGGTCGCTGCGTGCCAGTATCACCGGCGAACTGGTTTTTGACAATGTCAAAGTCCCTAAAGAAAATCTACTCCCGGGTATCTCGGGCTTACGTGGGCCGCTTAGCTGCCTCGACAGCGCCCGCTATGGCATTGCTTGGGGCGCACTGGGCGCAGCGATGGACTGCTATGATACCGCCCGGCGTTATGCTGCCGAAAGGGAGCAGTTTGGCAAACCTATCGCCGGCTTCCAGCTGATTCAGAAAAAGCTGGCCGAAATGCTGACCGAAATTACCAAGGCGCAGCTGGTCTGCTGGCGCTTGGGCAAGCTCAAAAACGAAGGTAAAGCTACTACCGCCCAAATCTCCTTGGCCAAACGAAATAATGTCGAAATCGCACTCCACATTGCACGGGAGGCTCGACAAATATTAGGCGGAATGGGCATCACAGGCGAATACCCCATTATGCGCCATATGATGAACTTAGAGTCTGTAGTTACTTACGAAGGCACACACGACATCCACTTGCTCATACTCGGGCACGATATCACCGGTATACAAGCATTTCGGTAA
- a CDS encoding KilA-N domain-containing protein, with product MSDFQCFIIIKYAIKKYSSIGLKATAGRYGGTYAHADIAFEFGMWISPEFKVYLIKEFRRLNDEENERLKLNWDLNRTLTKINYRIHTDAIKESIVPKKLNKEQTSIIYASEADVLNVALFGKTAKQWREENPESDGNIRDYATIEQLLVLANLESLNAEFIKMGLPQSERLTKLNQTAISQTKSLSTNKNIKKLKE from the coding sequence ATTAGCGATTTTCAGTGTTTCATTATAATAAAATATGCTATTAAAAAATACTCATCTATAGGGTTAAAGGCTACTGCAGGCAGATACGGCGGCACATATGCACACGCTGATATTGCTTTTGAATTCGGAATGTGGATTAGTCCTGAGTTTAAGGTTTATCTCATCAAAGAGTTTAGACGGCTCAACGACGAAGAAAACGAACGTCTCAAGCTCAACTGGGATCTCAACCGAACCTTGACTAAAATCAATTACCGCATTCATACCGATGCTATCAAAGAAAGTATTGTTCCAAAAAAATTAAATAAAGAGCAAACTAGTATTATTTATGCTAGCGAAGCCGATGTATTGAATGTTGCCCTATTTGGAAAGACCGCTAAACAATGGCGAGAAGAAAACCCAGAATCAGATGGAAATATTAGAGACTATGCCACTATAGAGCAGCTTTTGGTCTTAGCCAATTTAGAGAGTCTGAATGCGGAATTTATTAAAATGGGCTTGCCACAATCCGAAAGATTAACAAAACTCAATCAAACCGCTATCAGTCAGACAAAGTCATTATCAACGAATAAAAATATCAAAAAACTAAAAGAATGA
- a CDS encoding DUF4230 domain-containing protein codes for MTRSIIIVALVLVAVLVGGLAWEGLRGSLFGGLKTEEVTTHRSVLEEIEALGKVELVKYKFKDVVEHKVKYNWFPDSKVMLIVSGEAVGCIDLAQIKPQHLLDTQDTLFLTMPAPELCYYKINHQDSKIYDTKNTYFNDAQLIDKAFKAAEKEIARLAYQANITEMTIQNADKILKPLLAQIAGKVVVLNYPPNAVKDQLKDRVRF; via the coding sequence ATGACACGCAGCATCATCATTGTAGCCTTGGTATTGGTGGCCGTATTGGTGGGAGGGTTGGCCTGGGAAGGACTCAGAGGCTCACTTTTTGGCGGATTGAAGACCGAAGAGGTAACAACGCACCGCTCTGTTTTGGAAGAAATCGAAGCCCTAGGCAAGGTAGAGCTGGTGAAGTACAAATTCAAGGATGTGGTAGAGCACAAGGTCAAGTACAACTGGTTTCCGGACAGCAAGGTGATGCTCATCGTCAGCGGGGAGGCCGTAGGTTGTATCGATTTGGCACAGATAAAGCCCCAGCACTTGCTCGATACGCAAGACACACTCTTCTTGACTATGCCTGCCCCAGAGCTTTGTTATTACAAAATCAACCATCAGGACTCCAAAATCTACGACACCAAGAACACCTATTTTAATGATGCCCAACTGATTGACAAGGCCTTCAAAGCTGCCGAGAAAGAAATAGCCCGGCTGGCCTATCAGGCCAACATTACCGAGATGACCATCCAAAATGCCGACAAAATACTCAAACCCCTGCTGGCGCAGATAGCTGGCAAGGTGGTGGTACTCAATTACCCTCCCAATGCAGTCAAAGACCAACTCAAAGACCGGGTGAGGTTTTAG
- a CDS encoding ABC transporter ATP-binding protein, with product MPQTQSKQTEEHPDKGRKLSRQDLQKALRVFRFMWPYRWPFALGLVFLVFSTLTTLTFPYFAGQLLDAAMGKINLSINQIALLLIGILLLQAVFSFFRIMLFVKVTESAMRDIRRSLYEKMIGLPLRFFEQRRVGELISRLTSDVSQLQDVFSFTLAELFRQVATLVIGVSVLLLTSTRLTLLMVATFPVLIIAAMVFGRYIRKLSKQTQDALAEANVVVEETLQSIQAVKSFTNEGFELGRYEKSLHTVLLRAVQAGRLRGIFVSFVIFALFGAIVLVLWYGTWMVAQEMITVGELTSFIIYTAFIGGAVGGMGELYAQVQRTVGASERILDILDEQSEVQPMAVNTAKAQPALRGEIELRDVVFQYPTRPDITVLKGVSLWVEAGKKIALVGHSGAGKSTIAQLISRYYDPAQGTVLVDGRPLDQYDISHLRHNIGIVPQEVLLFGGSIRENIAYGKPEASEEEIIAAARQANAWEFISTFPEGLETLVGERGVKLSGGQRQRIAIARALLKNPAILILDEATSALDSASEKLVQEALENLMRNRTTLIIAHRLSTIRQVDTIYVINDGRIAEAGSHQELVDLPEGLYSQLVKLQLTTSGETPAVS from the coding sequence ATGCCTCAGACCCAATCCAAACAAACAGAAGAACATCCTGACAAGGGCCGCAAACTCAGCCGCCAGGATTTACAAAAAGCCCTACGTGTATTTCGATTTATGTGGCCCTACCGATGGCCTTTTGCGTTGGGTCTTGTGTTCTTGGTGTTTTCTACCCTCACTACCCTCACCTTCCCCTACTTTGCCGGGCAGCTGCTCGATGCGGCAATGGGCAAAATCAATCTCTCTATCAATCAGATAGCGCTGCTGCTGATTGGTATTTTGTTGTTGCAGGCGGTGTTTTCTTTTTTCAGGATTATGCTTTTTGTCAAGGTTACGGAGAGTGCCATGCGTGACATCCGCCGGAGCTTGTACGAAAAGATGATTGGCCTGCCCCTGCGCTTTTTTGAGCAGCGCCGTGTGGGCGAGCTTATCAGCCGCCTTACTTCCGATGTGAGCCAACTCCAAGATGTATTTTCGTTTACCTTGGCCGAGCTTTTCAGACAGGTGGCTACCCTCGTAATAGGGGTAAGCGTCTTGTTGCTGACTTCTACCCGCCTGACCCTGCTGATGGTGGCGACCTTCCCGGTGCTCATTATTGCGGCGATGGTCTTTGGGCGATACATCCGCAAGCTCTCCAAACAGACCCAAGACGCACTGGCCGAAGCCAATGTAGTAGTCGAAGAAACGCTGCAATCCATCCAAGCCGTCAAGTCCTTCACCAACGAAGGCTTTGAACTAGGGCGCTACGAGAAATCCCTCCATACCGTGCTCTTACGCGCCGTACAAGCAGGTCGGCTGCGTGGTATTTTTGTGTCGTTTGTGATTTTTGCCCTCTTTGGGGCTATTGTTTTGGTGCTGTGGTATGGCACTTGGATGGTAGCACAAGAGATGATTACGGTTGGCGAACTGACTTCGTTTATCATCTATACCGCCTTTATCGGGGGGGCTGTCGGTGGTATGGGTGAGCTTTATGCCCAAGTACAGCGCACCGTAGGGGCTTCGGAGCGCATTCTGGATATCCTCGATGAGCAGTCCGAAGTGCAGCCTATGGCCGTCAACACGGCCAAAGCCCAACCCGCCCTGCGCGGCGAGATAGAGCTGCGCGATGTGGTGTTTCAATACCCCACCCGTCCCGACATCACCGTCCTCAAGGGCGTGTCGCTATGGGTAGAAGCCGGTAAAAAAATAGCCCTTGTAGGGCATAGCGGCGCAGGCAAATCGACAATTGCGCAGCTCATTTCGCGCTATTATGACCCCGCCCAAGGGACGGTACTGGTCGATGGCCGCCCCCTCGACCAATACGACATCAGCCACTTGCGCCACAACATCGGCATTGTACCGCAGGAAGTACTCCTCTTTGGCGGTAGCATCCGCGAGAACATCGCCTATGGCAAGCCCGAAGCCAGCGAAGAGGAAATCATCGCTGCCGCCCGTCAGGCCAATGCCTGGGAGTTTATCAGTACCTTCCCCGAAGGACTGGAGACCCTCGTAGGGGAGCGTGGCGTAAAGCTCTCCGGTGGCCAACGCCAACGCATCGCCATCGCCCGAGCCCTGCTCAAGAACCCGGCCATCCTCATCCTCGACGAAGCCACGAGCGCCCTCGATTCGGCCTCCGAAAAACTCGTGCAAGAGGCCCTCGAAAACCTGATGCGAAACCGCACCACCCTCATCATCGCCCACCGCCTCTCGACCATCCGCCAAGTAGATACCATCTATGTCATCAACGACGGACGCATCGCCGAAGCCGGCAGCCACCAAGAGTTGGTAGACCTGCCAGAAGGCCTCTACAGCCAGTTGGTCAAGCTCCAACTGACCACTTCCGGCGAAACCCCGGCGGTGTCCTAA
- a CDS encoding serine hydrolase domain-containing protein, with protein MKTNWPCYWCLLCQFGWLMACNAQPNATEKAIQHCTTFVEKYPPGLAAVIFTTDTILFHHTTGASIHDSSTFRIASLSKQFTAAAVYALIAEGQGSLETTIGEALPELLPAWQDRTLRELLQHTAGLPDYEAIAPQGLVLYEAQVLASLSQPSSLQAAHPRGRFRYNNTAYVLLSIWVERIAQMPFEQYLQLRFFEPWQMQHSSVGATTQPQSRRVYGYYGAQVFDQSLSSRLKGDGCVYTSALDYSRWLQGLMQEGRLLEEMLAETVPTHLPQNNYGAGWYWQENTQVAWHQGNTAGFSAYVYYAKAEGFAVCVLSNQTGSPTENLAKTLANWYRNTHAQPTEKP; from the coding sequence TTGAAAACTAACTGGCCTTGTTATTGGTGCTTGCTCTGTCAGTTTGGTTGGCTGATGGCCTGCAATGCCCAGCCTAATGCCACCGAGAAAGCCATCCAACATTGTACTACATTTGTAGAAAAATACCCTCCGGGTTTGGCAGCAGTGATATTTACCACCGACACAATCCTGTTTCACCATACCACAGGGGCAAGTATCCACGACAGCAGCACCTTCCGAATTGCTTCTCTAAGCAAACAGTTTACAGCAGCTGCCGTGTATGCGCTTATTGCTGAAGGTCAGGGCAGCCTCGAGACAACCATAGGCGAAGCCCTGCCAGAGTTGCTACCGGCCTGGCAAGACCGGACACTGCGCGAGCTCCTTCAACACACCGCCGGCTTGCCCGATTATGAAGCCATAGCCCCACAAGGGCTGGTCTTGTATGAAGCACAAGTGTTGGCATCATTAAGCCAGCCTTCAAGCCTCCAAGCCGCACATCCTAGGGGGCGGTTTCGTTACAACAACACCGCCTATGTATTGTTGAGTATTTGGGTAGAGCGCATCGCGCAAATGCCGTTTGAGCAATACCTCCAACTACGGTTTTTTGAGCCTTGGCAAATGCAGCACAGTAGTGTGGGCGCTACAACACAGCCCCAAAGCCGAAGGGTCTATGGATACTATGGAGCTCAGGTGTTTGACCAAAGCCTCTCCAGTAGGCTCAAAGGAGATGGTTGTGTGTATACCTCAGCCCTAGACTATAGTCGGTGGTTGCAGGGGCTGATGCAAGAGGGGAGATTGTTGGAGGAAATGCTGGCCGAAACTGTACCAACACATCTACCACAAAACAACTATGGAGCGGGCTGGTACTGGCAGGAAAACACACAAGTGGCTTGGCATCAAGGCAATACAGCAGGATTCAGTGCCTATGTGTATTATGCCAAGGCCGAAGGATTTGCCGTATGTGTGTTGAGCAATCAGACAGGAAGCCCTACAGAAAACCTTGCCAAGACCTTGGCCAACTGGTACCGAAACACACACGCACAGCCAACAGAAAAGCCCTAG